From the genome of Chelmon rostratus isolate fCheRos1 chromosome 1, fCheRos1.pri, whole genome shotgun sequence, one region includes:
- the rpl12 gene encoding 60S ribosomal protein L12 — MPPKFDPNEIKVVYMRCTGGEVGATSALAPKIGPLGLSPKKVGDDIAKATGDWKGLRITVKLTIQNRQAVVEVVPSASALIIKALKEPPRDRKKVKNIKHSGSVSFDEIVNVARIMRPRSIARELSGTIKEILGTAQSVGCTVDGRPPHDVIDDINSGKIECPSE; from the exons atgccTCCCAAATTCGACCCCAACGAGATTAAAGTTG TGTACATGAGGTGCACAGGAGGAGAAGTTGGAGCCACCTCAGCCCTGGCCCCCAAAATCGGACCTCTGGGTTTG TCTCCCAAGAAAGTTGGTGACGACATCGCCAAGGCCACCGGTGACTGGAAGGGCCTGAGGATCACCGTGAAGCTGACCATCCAGAACAGACAGGCAGTG gtCGAGGTCGTTCCCTCTGCGTCCGCTCTGATCATCAAGGCTCTGAAGGAGCCTCCTCGTGACAGGAAGAAGGTCAAGAACA TCAAGCACAGCGGGAGTGTGTCCTTCGATGAGATTGTGAACGTCGCTCGCATTATGAGGCCTCGCTCCATCGCCAGGGAGCTCTCTG GAACCATCAAAGAGATCCTGGGAACCGCTCAGTCTGTTGGCTGCACCGTCGACGGACGTCCTCCCCACGACGTCATCGATGACATCAACAGCGGCAAAATCGAGTGTCCATCTGAGTAA
- the pole3 gene encoding DNA polymerase epsilon subunit 3, with protein sequence MAERPEDLNLPNAVITRIIKEALPDGVNVSKEARRAISQAASVFVLYATSCANNFAMKAKRKTLNAGDVLAAMEEMEFERFLEPLREALEVYKKGQKGKKEVSEQKRKDKEKKTDSENDKSREEEEEEEEERMEEEPEAENEAEEEEVEN encoded by the exons ATGGCAGAGAGGCCAGAAGACCTGAACCTTCCCAACGCGGTCATCACCCGCATCATCAAGGAGGCG CTTCCAGATGGGGTGAACGTGTCGAAAGAAGCACGGAGAGCCATATCCCAAGCTGCCAGCGTGTTTGTGTTGTACGCAACGTCGTG TGCAAACAACTTTGCCATGAAAGCCAAGCGGAAAACTCTGAACGCAGGAGACGTTCTGGCTGcgatggaggagatggagttTGAACGGTTCCTGGAGCCTCTGAGAGAAGCTTTGGAGG TGTACAAGAAGGGccagaaaggaaagaaggaggtgTCGGAGCAGAAGCGcaaagataaagagaagaaGACCGACTCTGAGAATGAtaagagcagggaggaggaagaggaggaggaggaggagcgcaTGGAGGAGGAGCCAGAAGCTGAGAacgaagcagaggaggaggaggtggagaactGA